A DNA window from Chrysemys picta bellii isolate R12L10 unplaced genomic scaffold, ASM1138683v2 scaf15, whole genome shotgun sequence contains the following coding sequences:
- the LOC135977712 gene encoding maestro heat-like repeat family member 5 — protein MAVQALARVLRLRGSQPAVELMDQERGWQLLEEAQPEGFTLLSRAIVTHPNLALKSIPKLLLPSLQASQEGERMACTALFAEFLGSPLLMENEPKAMRKQVVKAMLQRTEDSNIHVRGRALHGLRNAVTEFPDKVGLECRRLGREGWVGSAWFPFSPACGSYGAD, from the exons ATGGCCGTGCAGGCCCTGGCGCGGGTGCTGCGCCTCAGGGGCAGTCAGCCAGCTGTGGAGCTAATGGACCAGGAGCGaggctggcagctgctggaggaggcccAGCCCGAGGGGTTCACTCTCCTTAGCAG GGCCATAGTGACCCACCCAAACCTGGCCCTGAAGAGCATCCCAAAgcttctccttcccagcctccaggCCAGCCAGGAGGGCGAACGCATGGCCTGCACCGCCCTGTTCGCAGAG TTCCTCGGCAGCCCCCTGCTGATGGAGAATGAGCCCAAGGCGATGCGGAAGCAGGTTGTGAAGGCCATGCTGCAACGGACAGAGGACAGCAACATCCACGTTCGAGGCAGAGCGCTGCACGGCCTCAGGAACGCAGTGACTGAGTTCCCGGACAAGGTGGGTCTGGAATGCAGGAGACTAGGCAGAGAGGGCTGGGTAGGAAGCGCctggttccccttctccccagcctgtgGCTCCTATGGAGCAGACTAG
- the LOC135977713 gene encoding protein maestro-like, translating into MEGLCWMLRDPKAPLKAHVAVPLALQARTFFEDETSGLRRASMELFGHLSKFVSKKSSLFGAEVEKSMGTLLIHLQDGDPQVAQVSAAEGS; encoded by the exons atggaagggcTCTGCTGGATGCTGCGGGACCCCAAGGCGCCTCTGAAGGCTCACGTCGCCGTCCCACTGGCCCTGCAGGCGAGAACGTTCTTTGAGGAT GAGACCAGCGGCCTGAGGCGGGCCTCCATGGAGCTCTTTGGCCACCTCAGCAAATTTGTTTCCAAGAAGTCATCCCTCTTTGGGGCTGAGGTGGAGAAGAGCATGGGGACACTGCTCATCCACCTACAGGACGGGGACCCCCAGGTGGCCCAGGTGAGTGCAGCTGAGGGCTCATag